One Chryseobacterium sp. StRB126 genomic region harbors:
- a CDS encoding helix-turn-helix domain-containing protein, translated as MADFDLGILYWAGIFIACFSSLLILGKQKKKTQDFLLAIWFLIIGVHLVFFILLRSEGYLKYPYLLGYELLLPFIHGPMLYLYILYVTGRNPGKKGWLLNWAPVLIIYLILFQFLMLSPQDRMTVYQNKGKGYEILSDVIKVLMNFSGVLYVLLSLLAIKKYKQKISNQYSNTEKINLNWSYYLITGIALIWMAVIIRNDILIFSMVVLFILVAAYFGISRVGILDLPIAEKTVGNEFVKYQKNSPGDNIIKTVYEKLIARMAQEKLYKDPDLNLNYVAQLLDVHPNILSQVINSVENKNFYDYINRQRVEEFKRIASLPENHKYTILSLAFESGFNSKTSFNRNFKKYMNCSPRDFIKSKNLTLES; from the coding sequence ATGGCAGATTTTGATCTGGGAATATTGTATTGGGCAGGCATTTTTATCGCCTGTTTTTCATCTTTACTGATACTAGGAAAGCAGAAAAAGAAAACACAGGATTTTCTTTTAGCCATCTGGTTTTTGATAATCGGTGTTCATCTTGTTTTTTTCATATTATTACGTTCAGAAGGGTATTTAAAATATCCTTATCTCCTCGGATACGAACTGCTTTTACCCTTTATTCATGGGCCTATGCTGTATTTGTATATTTTATATGTAACGGGAAGAAATCCGGGTAAAAAGGGCTGGCTATTAAATTGGGCTCCTGTTCTGATCATTTATCTGATCCTGTTTCAGTTTCTGATGCTGTCTCCTCAAGATAGAATGACGGTTTATCAAAACAAAGGAAAAGGATATGAAATATTGAGCGATGTGATTAAAGTTTTAATGAATTTTTCAGGAGTATTGTATGTATTGCTGAGTCTTCTTGCGATCAAAAAATACAAGCAGAAAATTTCCAATCAATATTCCAATACCGAAAAGATTAACCTGAACTGGTCATACTATCTTATTACGGGAATTGCGTTGATATGGATGGCCGTTATCATAAGAAATGATATTCTTATTTTTTCAATGGTGGTTCTGTTTATTCTTGTTGCTGCTTATTTTGGCATCAGCCGTGTTGGTATTTTGGATTTGCCTATTGCTGAAAAAACAGTTGGAAATGAATTTGTAAAGTATCAGAAAAACTCTCCTGGAGATAATATTATAAAGACTGTTTATGAAAAACTGATAGCGAGAATGGCGCAAGAAAAACTGTATAAAGATCCTGACCTTAACCTGAATTATGTGGCGCAATTGCTGGATGTTCATCCAAATATATTATCCCAGGTAATTAATTCAGTGGAGAACAAAAATTTTTATGACTATATCAACCGTCAGCGGGTTGAAGAGTTTAAAAGAATAGCAAGCCTTCCTGAAAATCATAAATACACGATTCTGTCATTAGCCTTTGAAAGTGGTTTCAATTCAAAGACATCTTTTAACCGGAATTTTAAGAAATATATGAATTGTTCTCCCAGAGATTTTATAAAAAGCAAAAATCTCACTCTGGAATCGTAA
- a CDS encoding carbonic anhydrase — protein sequence MSQSYEVIFENNKKWVESKVSADPNFFKELAKTQHPDYLYIGCSDSRATAEELMGAKPGEVFVHRNIANVVNTLDMSSTAVIQYAVEHLKVKHIIVCGHYNCGGVKAAMTPQDLGLLNPWLRNIRDVYRLHQAELDSIEDEDKRYDRLVELNVQEQCINVIKMACVQERYILEEQPVVHGWVFDLRTGKIIDLEIDFEKILKDIQKIYNLTSSDWVMSRKTK from the coding sequence ATGTCACAATCGTACGAAGTTATTTTTGAGAACAATAAGAAATGGGTAGAATCTAAGGTTTCAGCAGATCCAAATTTCTTCAAAGAGCTGGCAAAAACTCAACACCCTGACTATCTTTATATAGGATGTTCAGACAGTAGAGCTACAGCTGAAGAACTGATGGGAGCAAAACCAGGAGAAGTTTTTGTTCACAGAAACATCGCAAATGTTGTGAATACTTTAGATATGAGTTCCACCGCAGTTATTCAATATGCTGTAGAACATCTTAAGGTAAAACACATTATCGTATGTGGACATTATAACTGTGGCGGTGTAAAAGCAGCGATGACTCCTCAGGATTTAGGATTATTGAATCCCTGGTTGAGAAATATTCGTGATGTTTACAGATTACACCAGGCAGAACTTGATTCTATCGAAGATGAAGATAAGCGTTATGATAGATTGGTTGAACTGAATGTTCAGGAACAATGTATCAACGTCATCAAAATGGCCTGCGTACAGGAAAGGTATATTCTAGAAGAACAACCTGTTGTACATGGCTGGGTATTTGACCTTAGAACAGGTAAAATTATTGATCTGGAGATTGATTTTGAGAAAATCTTAAAAGACATCCAAAAGATCTACAACCTTACCAGCTCTGATTGGGTAATGAGCAGAAAGACTAAATAG